In the Manis javanica isolate MJ-LG chromosome 14, MJ_LKY, whole genome shotgun sequence genome, one interval contains:
- the SSR2 gene encoding translocon-associated protein subunit beta isoform X1, whose translation MSRMRLLAFVLLALFAVTQAEEGARLLASKSLLNRYAVEGRDLTLQYNIYNVGSSAALDVELSDDSFPPEDFGIVSGMLNVKWDRIAPASNVSHTVVLRPLKAGYFNFTSATITYLAQEDGPVVIGFTSAPGQGGILAQREFDRRFSPHFLDWAAFGVMTLPSIGIPLLLWYSSKRKYDTPKAKKN comes from the exons ATGTCAAGG ATGAGGTTGCTGGCATTTGTGTTGTTGGCTCTGTTTGCTGTCACTCAAGCAGAGGAAGGAGCCAGGCTTTTGGCCTCTAAATCACTGCTAAACAGATATGCTGTCGAGGGCCGAGACCTAACCTTACAGTACAACATCTACAATGTTGGCTCAAG TGCTGCATTAGATGTGGAATTATCTGATGACTCCTTCCCTCCAGAAGACTTTGGCATTGTTTCTGGAATGCTCAATGTCAAATGGGACCGGATTGCCCC CGCTAGCAACGTCTCCCACACTGTGGTCCTGCGCCCTCTCAAGGCTGGTTATTTCAACTTCACCTCAGCAACTATTACTTACCTGGCCCAGGAGGATGGGCCCGTTGTG atcGGCTTTACCAGTGCACCTGGACAGGGAGGCATCCTGGCTCAGCGGGAGTTTGACAGGCGATTCTCCCCCCACTTC CTGGACTGGGCCGCCTTCGGGGTCATGACCCTTCCCTCCATCGGCATCCCCCTGCTGCTGTGGTACTCCAGCAAGAGGAAGTACGACACGCCCAAAGCCAAGAAGAACTGA
- the SSR2 gene encoding translocon-associated protein subunit beta isoform X2: MRLLAFVLLALFAVTQAEEGARLLASKSLLNRYAVEGRDLTLQYNIYNVGSSAALDVELSDDSFPPEDFGIVSGMLNVKWDRIAPASNVSHTVVLRPLKAGYFNFTSATITYLAQEDGPVVIGFTSAPGQGGILAQREFDRRFSPHFLDWAAFGVMTLPSIGIPLLLWYSSKRKYDTPKAKKN; this comes from the exons ATGAGGTTGCTGGCATTTGTGTTGTTGGCTCTGTTTGCTGTCACTCAAGCAGAGGAAGGAGCCAGGCTTTTGGCCTCTAAATCACTGCTAAACAGATATGCTGTCGAGGGCCGAGACCTAACCTTACAGTACAACATCTACAATGTTGGCTCAAG TGCTGCATTAGATGTGGAATTATCTGATGACTCCTTCCCTCCAGAAGACTTTGGCATTGTTTCTGGAATGCTCAATGTCAAATGGGACCGGATTGCCCC CGCTAGCAACGTCTCCCACACTGTGGTCCTGCGCCCTCTCAAGGCTGGTTATTTCAACTTCACCTCAGCAACTATTACTTACCTGGCCCAGGAGGATGGGCCCGTTGTG atcGGCTTTACCAGTGCACCTGGACAGGGAGGCATCCTGGCTCAGCGGGAGTTTGACAGGCGATTCTCCCCCCACTTC CTGGACTGGGCCGCCTTCGGGGTCATGACCCTTCCCTCCATCGGCATCCCCCTGCTGCTGTGGTACTCCAGCAAGAGGAAGTACGACACGCCCAAAGCCAAGAAGAACTGA